Within Thiohalobacter sp., the genomic segment GCGACAAGCGAGGCCCAGCGCGAGCTGGCCGAGTCCATCCTGCGCGCCGTCGGCCTGACCCTGTGGCTGGACGACGAGGCACTGATGGACGCGTTCACCGCCCTGTCCGGCAGCGGCCCGGCCTATTTTTTCCTGCTGATGGAGGCCATGGCCGCCGCCGGCGAGGAACTGGGGCTGGAGGCCGAGGCGGCGCGGCTGCTGACGCTGCAGACGGCCTTCGGCGCCGCCAAGATGGCGCTGGAGGCCGAGGAAGAACCGGCCGAACTGCGCCGGCGGGTGACCTCGCCCGGGGGCACCACCGAGCGCGCGCTGGCCGTCTTCGAATCGGGCGGCTTCCGCGAGCTGGTGGCGGCCGCGCTGCAGGCCGCGCGCGACCGCTCGCGGGAACTGGCCGAACAACTGGGAAGGGACTGATTCATGGGTGCGGGCTATCTGACCAATCCACTGGAATTCATCATCGCCACCCTGTTCGGGCTGTATGTGCTGGCGATCATGCTGCGCTTCCTGTTCGCCTGGGTGGGCGCCGACTTCTACAACTCCATCAGCCAGTTCCTTGTCCGCATCACCAACCCGCCGCTGTTGCCGCTGCGCCGGGTCATACCCCCGATCGGGCGCATCGACACCGCAACCGTCGTGCTGATGCTGCTGGTGCAGATGGCCAGCGTGGCACTGATCCTGCTGATCCGCGGCCTGCCGCTGAACCCGATCGTCCTGCTGCTGGTGAGCCTGCAGGAGCTGGTGGGGCTGGCCTTCAACGTATTCATCTTCTCCATTCTCATCCAGGTGGTACTGAGCTGGGTGAATCCGCATGGCCACCA encodes:
- the proC gene encoding pyrroline-5-carboxylate reductase, yielding MDQPELCFIGGGNMAASLIGGLIADGYPADRIRVADPDPARLQALAQRFGVTTEADNARACRGAGVVVLAVKPQVMGAVARALGPDLTPDRPLVISIAAGIRTGDLARWLGAELPLVRCMPNTPALVQSGATALFATAATSEAQRELAESILRAVGLTLWLDDEALMDAFTALSGSGPAYFFLLMEAMAAAGEELGLEAEAARLLTLQTAFGAAKMALEAEEEPAELRRRVTSPGGTTERALAVFESGGFRELVAAALQAARDRSRELAEQLGRD
- a CDS encoding YggT family protein — translated: MGAGYLTNPLEFIIATLFGLYVLAIMLRFLFAWVGADFYNSISQFLVRITNPPLLPLRRVIPPIGRIDTATVVLMLLVQMASVALILLIRGLPLNPIVLLLVSLQELVGLAFNVFIFSILIQVVLSWVNPHGHHPVNSLLHALNEPILRPARRLLPPVSGIDLSPLLALLALQVLKMLILPLFSLLS